TCTTTTTCTGACGAGGGTATCGGATAAATTACCGGGCAGATATGTGATGACACATTTTATGAGGGAACGGACAGAAGGATGAAGCAACAGAGATCTCATATAGGAATGCCTGGCTTCCGCTTTTCTGTTGGCCAGAACCAACATATTTCCCAGAGCTCTCAGGTTTTGGCCTTGCTTGCGCTTAATGGCCGTGTATTCCTGCCGCGTCAAATCTCCACGACTCAGAAGAGAGTCATATACTTTACCAAATGCCTTGTGGCGATACGTACCCCTCTTTAGGCTTTGAGCCATCAAATTTTCTATCGCCTCGTCACGCCTGAAAACTTCGACTAATTCCCTTTTTGAAATCGTGAACGGGCCTTCAAGCGCCATGCGGGCAATCACATCCAGGTCTTCCGCGATGGAAAGCCCTGCGTCAAATAATCCAGCGCGCAACAATGAGTATCGCCGCATAACCGATGACTGTAGAAACCACATCGCATGCTCAATGACCAGAGCTAGCGGCTTTTCCAAGACCAAATATTCTTTAGTCCCGAATTTGACAAGAAAATTCGATTCGGTAAAGAGACCGATTCTTTCCATCTCAAGAGAGACAGAGAACGCATTGGTCATATGAGCTACAGC
This is a stretch of genomic DNA from Syntrophobacterales bacterium. It encodes these proteins:
- a CDS encoding glycosyltransferase codes for the protein NTGTMQAKGPWVAFLDSDDEWNPDYLSSQYERIKEFPKAVAHMTNAFSVSLEMERIGLFTESNFLVKFGTKEYLVLEKPLALVIEHAMWFLQSSVMRRYSLLRAGLFDAGLSIAEDLDVIARMALEGPFTISKRELVEVFRRDEAIENLMAQSLKRGTYRHKAFGKVYDSLLSRGDLTRQEYTAIKRKQGQNLRALGNMLVLANRKAEARHSYMRSLLLHPSVRSLIKCVITYLPGNLSDTLVRKRKDILPGE